The sequence ATCTGCTATATCTACACATTCATCTAGATACCCACCTGGATTACTTCTAAGGTCAATTATTAAACCTTTTATATTTTTCTTTTTCAAACCATTTAGATGACTCATGAATTCATCATATGCATATTCATCAAAATGTCTCAGTCTTATATATCCAATCTCTTTATTTATTAAGTTAGATTTTACTTTATCTACTCTTATTACCTGTCTTTTAATTTCTATATCTTTTATAATTGTCTCATCTTTTTCATCTTTTCTCATAATTGTTATTGTCACTGATGTTCCAGGTTTACCTTTCATTACTTTTACAGCATCATCTAAATTTTCTGCTAAGTATTCTTTACCGTTTATTTTTACAATCTTATCACCTGGTTTTATGCCTGCCTTCTCTGCTGGTGTGTCTTCTATTGGTGATATTACTGTTATTAAATTATCTTCTCCCGGTGCTATATATATACCAATGCCTTCGTAGCTTCCTCTAGTCAAATCCATATAACTCTTGAATTCTTTTTCTGTCATATATTCAGAGTATGGATCTCCTAAAGCTTCAAACATCCCTTTTAATTGCCCATCATACAAATCTGTTTCTTCAATTTTTTCTAAAAAATTCTCTTTTATATAATCCTCTAAAGCAAATAACTTAGAATGATTCTTATATATTTGCTTCATTTCATCAAATTCTGCCTTGCTAATTTTAACTGATTCAAAATACTTATATTCTATTATATTTGAAACAAATATAGTGGATATACTAGTTATAACAACAAGAAATATAGCAATAATCACTGCTTTTCTTTTAGAAATCATTTAATCACCTCTATTTAACCTTTGATTATATTTTTATGAGTAATTTTGGTTTATTAATAAAATAGCATAGTTTATTTTATTATACTATAATCGATATTATACCTAGTTGATATGTATTTTTGAAATTATATTTTATTCTCTATCTTATATTTTACTTTGAATATTATTTTTATGATATTATAATAAAATGCTTAGACTAATTATCTAAGCATTTTATTTATAATTTAACATGAATGGAAATGTAGAATTTTATATTTGAAATTTTTTCGATCGGTAATATAACTATTGTGACGTTATCCAAGGGAGTGGATCTAATCTTTTACCATTTTTTCTTACTTCAAAGTGTAAGTGTGCTGCGGTTGATGCTCCTGTACTACCTGATTTAGATATTACATCACCTTTTAAAACTTTTTGTCCTGCCTTTACTAATATCTTTGAATTATGGGCATACAAAGTTGCAATTTTTCCTCCGTGGTCAATAATAACTGCTTTTCCATAAGTACCTAACCAACCTGCAAATTGGACTATTCCATCATTTGCCGCTACTATATCCGTTCCATAGTAAGCTCGTAAATCAACACCTGAATGAAACTTCATTTTCTTATATACTGGATGGAATCTCATGCCATATGGTGATGTTACTTTATGATAAGCGGGTACCGGCCAAAGCATTCTTCCACCAGAGTATTTTCCTGCTATTAACTGTTTTCTAATAATCTCTTCTAATTCTTTTGCTTGTTTTTCCATTGAATCATATTGGTGTTCCATTGCTTTCTCATCTTTTTTTAATTTATCTATAATTTTCTGTTTTTCTCTTGATGCAAGCACTAAATTTGATTTCTTTTTCTCAACCTCAAGCTTCGCAGTTGTTAAG comes from Abyssisolibacter fermentans and encodes:
- a CDS encoding S41 family peptidase produces the protein MISKRKAVIIAIFLVVITSISTIFVSNIIEYKYFESVKISKAEFDEMKQIYKNHSKLFALEDYIKENFLEKIEETDLYDGQLKGMFEALGDPYSEYMTEKEFKSYMDLTRGSYEGIGIYIAPGEDNLITVISPIEDTPAEKAGIKPGDKIVKINGKEYLAENLDDAVKVMKGKPGTSVTITIMRKDEKDETIIKDIEIKRQVIRVDKVKSNLINKEIGYIRLRHFDEYAYDEFMSHLNGLKKKNIKGLIIDLRSNPGGYLDECVDIADELLGESLIVYTETRKGKRKEERSDKSKINIPYVLLVNEGSASASEILAGAVQDTKSGTLIGTKTYGKGIVQLINPLEDGSGFKITISKYYTPNGRSIHGIGVTPDIIVEMKKDIKIGVDNIDKDIQLKKAISVLKEKIGK
- a CDS encoding murein hydrolase activator EnvC family protein — protein: MKRRLILLTVLVLIIGSINAYAATDINEVKSKLKNTNDEIKKIERELKENSNNQKKVSSEIKLLDLKVDKAQNELSVVENDLITVQNNIVKTKNELLEAENNISQKNEVFKSRIRAMYINGNMGYIEVLLGSQDFGDFLSRLDMIQYIIKQDKELLGYMKEQKNIIEEKKKELDIQAMNLTTAKLEVEKKKSNLVLASREKQKIIDKLKKDEKAMEHQYDSMEKQAKELEEIIRKQLIAGKYSGGRMLWPVPAYHKVTSPYGMRFHPVYKKMKFHSGVDLRAYYGTDIVAANDGIVQFAGWLGTYGKAVIIDHGGKIATLYAHNSKILVKAGQKVLKGDVISKSGSTGASTAAHLHFEVRKNGKRLDPLPWITSQ